The proteins below come from a single Deinococcus sp. Leaf326 genomic window:
- a CDS encoding helix-hairpin-helix domain-containing protein — translation MKSADQPWTVALVLGTLAVAGLTLGPALWPRAHAPQVMRTALPPAAGSASPASAEPPTYATTSSVRPLISGRLNLNTATQEQLEALPGIGPALAARLTAGRPYRSLADLDRVRGIGPAAMQRLGPLVAFQ, via the coding sequence ATGAAGTCTGCCGATCAGCCCTGGACCGTGGCCCTCGTCCTCGGAACGCTGGCGGTCGCGGGCCTGACGCTGGGTCCGGCGCTGTGGCCGCGCGCGCACGCGCCACAGGTCATGCGGACCGCGCTGCCACCGGCTGCCGGCTCGGCCTCCCCAGCCAGCGCCGAGCCGCCGACCTATGCCACCACCTCCAGCGTGCGCCCCCTCATCAGTGGCCGGCTCAATCTGAACACGGCCACCCAGGAGCAGCTCGAAGCCCTGCCCGGAATCGGCCCCGCGCTCGCGGCCCGCCTCACTGCGGGGCGGCCCTACCGCTCGCTGGCCGACCTCGACCGGGTGCGCGGCATCGGTCCCGCCGCCATGCAACGCCTCGGGCCGCTGGTCGCCTTCCAGTGA
- a CDS encoding MerR family transcriptional regulator, translating into MPTVAPCPAPLPIREAAALLGVSAHTLRYYEREGLLGVPRVAGGKRLYGEAELARLRFLLHLRGTGMGMAGLREYVALTERGEATVDARRELLLRHEAAVLARLGDLQADLTAIRRKIALYGGVPLPSPLSPARPALQETR; encoded by the coding sequence GTGCCCACCGTTGCCCCGTGCCCTGCCCCTCTCCCCATCCGTGAAGCGGCGGCTCTGCTGGGCGTGAGTGCCCATACCCTGCGCTACTACGAGCGCGAGGGCCTGCTCGGCGTGCCGCGCGTGGCCGGGGGCAAGCGTCTCTACGGCGAAGCCGAACTGGCGCGGCTGCGCTTCCTGCTGCACCTGCGGGGCACCGGCATGGGCATGGCGGGGCTGCGTGAGTACGTGGCCCTCACCGAGCGGGGCGAGGCGACGGTGGACGCGCGGCGCGAGCTGCTCCTTCGCCACGAGGCAGCGGTCCTCGCGCGGCTCGGCGACCTCCAGGCCGATCTGACCGCCATCCGCCGCAAGATCGCGCTGTATGGCGGCGTCCCCCTTCCTTCCCCCCTTTCTCCGGCACGGCCGGCTCTACAGGAGACCCGATGA
- a CDS encoding 2-phosphoglycerate kinase, whose protein sequence is MTQPELTVGTARQSWPFSRGLVVESLVTAGASGLQAAAAARRIEQEMRRLRRSPISPAELQDLMVEVAADVLGPEIARAAATYTPAFTDIMVQAKKGDLPFSRGVLSRTLEDAGLSPRDAYATASAVDVRMRRSGVRGLDAEELDNLTELVLAERYGEHLRLTYRYLRNNRGRLAVMGSDGGAPSPFSKGLLVQSLLAAGVAPDVARKVARVTQRDLRGQDDRVTRRRDIREKVEALLRDEVGPDISARYRLLRVIRQPPRPLIVLLGGVSGTGKSFLAAEIAYRLGIARVVSTDSIREVMRAMVSPALLPTLHASTFSAWEALVPPGQPRPEHPDKAELLAGFREQVQQVSVGLGAVVGRSVQEGTSLVLEGVHLVPGYLRAEDFQGALIVPMLVTLPDAGEHRRHFESRDSETAANRPLHRYMKYFEEIRVMQEVLERLAAQEDVPLLDGLTLDESADQAVDVVLRRVMVALTSQERAELLGEDTELSPDGRDPVG, encoded by the coding sequence ATGACCCAGCCGGAACTCACCGTCGGCACGGCGCGCCAATCCTGGCCCTTCAGCCGGGGGCTCGTCGTCGAGTCGCTCGTCACGGCCGGAGCCAGCGGCCTGCAGGCGGCGGCGGCAGCGCGGCGCATCGAGCAGGAAATGCGGCGGCTGCGGCGCAGTCCCATCTCGCCGGCCGAGTTGCAGGACCTCATGGTCGAGGTGGCCGCCGACGTACTGGGGCCGGAGATCGCGCGGGCGGCCGCCACCTACACCCCGGCCTTCACCGACATCATGGTGCAGGCCAAGAAAGGCGACCTGCCCTTCAGCCGGGGCGTGCTGTCACGCACCCTGGAAGACGCGGGGCTCTCGCCGCGCGACGCCTACGCGACCGCCAGCGCCGTGGACGTGAGGATGCGCCGCTCGGGCGTGCGCGGCCTGGACGCCGAAGAACTCGACAACCTCACCGAACTCGTGCTCGCCGAGCGCTACGGCGAACACCTGCGCCTGACCTACCGCTACCTGCGCAACAACCGGGGCCGGCTGGCTGTGATGGGCAGCGACGGCGGCGCGCCCAGTCCCTTCTCCAAGGGGCTGCTCGTGCAGTCGCTGCTCGCGGCGGGCGTCGCGCCCGACGTGGCCCGCAAGGTGGCGCGCGTGACCCAGCGCGACCTGCGCGGCCAGGACGATCGCGTGACGCGGCGGCGCGACATCCGCGAGAAGGTCGAAGCCCTGCTGCGCGACGAGGTCGGGCCCGACATCAGTGCCCGCTACCGCCTGCTGCGCGTCATCCGGCAGCCGCCGCGCCCGCTCATCGTGCTGCTCGGCGGCGTGAGCGGCACCGGCAAGAGCTTTCTGGCCGCCGAGATCGCCTACCGCTTGGGCATCGCCCGCGTGGTGAGCACCGACTCGATCCGCGAGGTGATGCGCGCGATGGTCTCGCCCGCGCTGCTGCCCACCCTGCACGCCAGCACCTTCAGCGCCTGGGAGGCTCTGGTGCCGCCGGGTCAGCCGCGCCCCGAACATCCCGACAAGGCCGAGCTCCTCGCGGGCTTCCGTGAGCAGGTGCAGCAGGTCAGCGTGGGCCTGGGGGCCGTGGTGGGCCGCAGCGTGCAGGAAGGCACCAGCTTGGTGCTGGAGGGCGTGCACCTCGTGCCGGGCTACCTGCGCGCCGAGGACTTTCAGGGCGCCCTCATCGTGCCGATGCTGGTCACGCTGCCCGACGCCGGCGAGCATCGCCGCCACTTCGAGAGCCGCGACAGCGAGACGGCCGCGAACCGCCCCCTGCACCGGTACATGAAGTACTTCGAAGAAATCCGGGTGATGCAGGAGGTCCTCGAACGCCTCGCCGCGCAGGAGGACGTGCCGCTCCTCGACGGCCTGACCCTCGACGAGAGCGCCGATCAGGCCGTGGACGTGGTGCTGCGGCGCGTGATGGTCGCCCTGACCTCCCAGGAGCGCGCCGAACTGCTGGGTGAGGACACCGAGCTTTCGCCAGACGGGCGGGACCCGGTGGGGTGA
- a CDS encoding DNA internalization-related competence protein ComEC/Rec2, with amino-acid sequence MSSPAGVRLAWTVPAAYGVIGGTLLGLGLGWGSLVALLGAGLGLLGGRPLLVALALAGAGLGYGSERLQTAQPDRLAPWVGAQVTLTGDWDGQFLTLRDPPARLALSPRPPQPPGRLEVSGRLVRPEGRGVPGGFDQAAWLRAQGGVFLPTPRAVLVGTRVRASQPEGGVRGWFRRGLAAGLSPRNTALMEAVELGDRGDLGRENFAEGYAVRDAFNRAGLAHLMALSGQNVALLTGALIFMLSRLGAPTWLRYGLPLALLVPYLTVLVSVSPSITRAVVMGMAVLAGLWAGRGRPDVPGTLALAALVCLLLFPLWLLDVGFQLSFLAVLALTLSSRLAARLPGRWPHALRLALAATVLAELGTLPVIASTFGQLPLVGLPANLLAEGVMAALVPLGFLAGLLGPLAAPVNVLVSPLASLLLWLAEAFGRAPVLGWGQVGLGGLAAYALAALAGTLWLLGRVRGPAALGTVLACALLTWLPGALRPARELVFLDVGQGDATLLRLPGLTLLVDAGGSVGSDYDVGGRTVLPALRALGVRKIDVAVATHADTDHIEGLAAVLRGLPVGELWIGQRKEDDPVLAAVLAAAHERGVPVREVRRGDEVAAAGVKVTVLWPQGAPWSDEDNANSVALRVTDGDWHAALLGDLPDPVEGQIGVGRLDLLKTAHHGSRFSTDAAFLAQTAPRDALISVGARNTYGHPNAAVLDRLAGAGARVWRTDLQGTVRWPLP; translated from the coding sequence GTGTCCAGCCCCGCAGGCGTGCGGCTGGCCTGGACCGTTCCAGCCGCGTACGGGGTCATAGGTGGCACTCTGCTCGGGCTGGGACTGGGATGGGGCTCGCTGGTGGCGCTGCTCGGCGCCGGGCTGGGGCTGCTGGGAGGCCGTCCTCTGCTTGTCGCGCTGGCGCTGGCCGGTGCTGGACTGGGCTACGGCAGCGAGCGCCTCCAGACGGCCCAGCCTGACCGCCTCGCGCCGTGGGTCGGCGCGCAGGTCACGCTGACAGGCGACTGGGACGGCCAGTTCCTGACCCTGCGGGATCCACCGGCCCGGCTGGCCCTCAGTCCCCGGCCCCCGCAGCCGCCGGGCCGACTGGAGGTCTCGGGCCGCCTCGTGCGCCCGGAGGGCCGCGGGGTGCCGGGCGGCTTCGATCAGGCGGCTTGGCTGCGCGCTCAGGGGGGCGTCTTTCTGCCCACGCCGCGCGCAGTGCTGGTGGGCACGCGGGTCCGGGCCAGCCAGCCCGAAGGGGGCGTGCGAGGCTGGTTCCGGCGCGGCCTGGCCGCCGGCCTGTCTCCACGCAACACCGCGTTGATGGAGGCGGTCGAACTCGGCGACCGGGGCGACCTGGGGCGCGAGAACTTCGCCGAAGGGTACGCGGTGCGCGACGCCTTCAACCGCGCGGGGCTGGCCCACCTGATGGCGCTGTCGGGCCAGAACGTGGCGCTGCTGACCGGCGCGCTGATCTTCATGCTGTCGCGGCTGGGGGCGCCCACCTGGCTGCGCTACGGGCTGCCGCTCGCGCTGCTCGTGCCCTACTTGACGGTGCTCGTCAGTGTCTCGCCCAGCATCACCCGCGCGGTCGTCATGGGTATGGCGGTACTGGCCGGGTTGTGGGCTGGGCGCGGGCGGCCCGACGTGCCGGGCACGCTGGCGCTGGCGGCGCTCGTGTGCCTGCTGCTGTTTCCGCTGTGGCTGCTGGACGTGGGCTTTCAGCTCTCGTTCCTGGCCGTGCTCGCCCTGACCCTCTCCTCGCGGTTGGCGGCGAGGCTGCCGGGGCGCTGGCCCCACGCGCTGCGGCTGGCTCTGGCAGCGACCGTGCTGGCCGAACTAGGCACGCTGCCGGTCATCGCGTCCACCTTCGGGCAGCTGCCGCTCGTGGGCCTGCCCGCCAACCTGCTGGCCGAGGGGGTCATGGCCGCGCTCGTGCCGCTGGGTTTTCTTGCCGGGCTGCTGGGGCCGCTGGCCGCGCCGGTCAACGTGCTCGTATCGCCGCTCGCCTCGCTGCTGCTGTGGCTGGCCGAGGCATTCGGCCGCGCTCCGGTCCTGGGCTGGGGGCAGGTGGGACTCGGCGGGCTGGCGGCCTACGCGCTTGCGGCGCTGGCGGGGACGCTGTGGCTGCTGGGACGGGTGCGGGGACCGGCGGCACTGGGCACCGTCCTCGCCTGCGCCCTGCTGACCTGGCTGCCCGGCGCGCTGCGGCCCGCACGCGAACTCGTCTTTCTGGATGTCGGGCAGGGCGACGCCACCCTGCTCCGCCTTCCCGGGCTGACCCTGCTGGTGGACGCGGGCGGTTCGGTCGGGTCCGACTACGATGTGGGGGGGCGCACGGTGCTGCCGGCGCTGCGGGCGCTGGGCGTCCGGAAAATAGACGTGGCGGTTGCGACCCATGCCGACACCGACCATATCGAGGGTCTCGCAGCTGTGCTGCGCGGCCTGCCGGTAGGCGAGCTGTGGATCGGGCAGCGCAAGGAGGACGATCCGGTGCTGGCCGCCGTCCTGGCCGCGGCCCACGAGCGCGGCGTGCCCGTGCGCGAGGTCCGCCGGGGCGACGAGGTGGCGGCGGCGGGAGTAAAGGTCACGGTGCTGTGGCCGCAGGGCGCCCCCTGGAGTGACGAGGACAACGCCAACTCGGTCGCTCTGCGCGTCACCGACGGCGACTGGCACGCCGCGCTGCTCGGCGACCTGCCCGACCCGGTCGAGGGCCAGATCGGGGTGGGGCGCCTCGACCTGCTCAAGACGGCGCACCACGGCAGCCGCTTCAGCACGGACGCGGCCTTCCTGGCCCAGACGGCTCCCCGGGACGCCCTCATCAGCGTCGGCGCGCGCAATACCTACGGCCACCCCAACGCCGCCGTGCTCGACCGCCTCGCCGGAGCCGGAGCGCGGGTGTGGCGCACCGACCTCCAGGGCACGGTGCGCTGGCCGCTGCCCTGA
- a CDS encoding TetR/AcrR family transcriptional regulator has translation MDSSSLRERQKERRRARIYGVAIELFKQGGFQTTTATDIARASNVSRGTFFNYYPYKEAVLLDYGSEVMERLRDHAESRLAQGTPPLGVLYEIWDRLAEENARERDLFPPLAYEVMNPNPERARTAYQALPLSKVIELILRPLHQSGQMRTDLSLQRISNLIADTYLMVALRWSAYGTERPLQEEMRLALNLLLEGAVRREPVRT, from the coding sequence ATGGATTCGTCATCGCTGAGGGAGCGTCAGAAAGAACGCCGGCGCGCCCGTATCTACGGGGTCGCCATCGAACTGTTCAAGCAGGGCGGCTTCCAGACGACCACGGCGACGGACATCGCGCGGGCCAGCAACGTCTCGCGCGGCACCTTCTTCAACTACTACCCCTACAAGGAAGCGGTGCTGCTCGACTACGGCTCGGAGGTCATGGAGCGGCTGCGCGACCACGCCGAGAGCCGGCTGGCCCAGGGCACGCCGCCGCTGGGCGTCCTGTACGAGATCTGGGACCGGCTGGCCGAGGAAAATGCCCGCGAGCGCGACCTGTTTCCGCCGCTGGCCTACGAGGTCATGAATCCTAATCCCGAGCGCGCCCGCACCGCGTACCAGGCGCTGCCGCTGAGCAAGGTCATCGAGCTCATCCTGCGCCCGCTGCACCAGTCCGGCCAGATGCGGACCGACCTGAGCCTCCAGCGCATCAGCAACCTGATTGCCGACACGTACCTGATGGTCGCGCTGCGCTGGAGCGCCTACGGCACCGAGCGTCCCCTGCAAGAAGAGATGCGGCTCGCGCTGAATCTGCTGCTCGAAGGTGCGGTGCGGCGCGAGCCTGTGCGGACGTGA
- a CDS encoding SIS domain-containing protein, which yields MAPSRSDVLRLLSALPGSYAGPDRPETGPFAVVGVGEGTLAAHLLSPLIGVNFTRAGTQFVLSSSDVQDAARTYAELAEVAGATARRASTGGQPEDVDVLIPAGAFATYHYAQYVAHASGHAEEARAAETLIADLAARCAPEVEENNPARDLAWSLWGRSPLLLAAPEADALPHAWQSLLARTGKTLAVPVAGDALPFVTGAFEAQHEKGDGRVAVILGEADAALHVAREVLESRIDEVLQVPYPAGSEGGYAGQLALWYFGAWVAAYLAERYDQSPSDPPMLARAQAVLAGEAGEDTLGTSEPAPRRRRADDLIDDETGREDDRWDDEDDTDDLDDDLN from the coding sequence ATGGCCCCTTCCCGTTCCGATGTATTGCGGCTGCTCAGTGCCCTGCCGGGCAGCTACGCCGGTCCCGACCGGCCCGAGACCGGCCCCTTCGCGGTGGTCGGGGTGGGTGAGGGCACGCTCGCCGCTCACCTGCTCTCTCCGCTGATCGGCGTCAATTTCACGCGCGCGGGCACGCAATTCGTGCTGTCGAGCTCCGACGTGCAGGACGCCGCACGCACCTACGCCGAACTGGCCGAGGTCGCCGGGGCCACCGCCCGGCGCGCGAGCACGGGCGGCCAGCCGGAGGACGTGGACGTGCTCATTCCGGCCGGGGCCTTCGCCACCTACCACTACGCGCAGTACGTCGCGCACGCGAGCGGCCACGCCGAGGAGGCGCGGGCGGCCGAGACCCTGATCGCGGATCTCGCCGCCCGCTGCGCGCCCGAGGTCGAGGAGAATAACCCCGCGCGCGACCTCGCCTGGAGCCTGTGGGGCCGCTCGCCGCTGCTGCTCGCCGCGCCCGAGGCCGACGCCCTGCCGCACGCCTGGCAGAGCCTGCTGGCGCGCACCGGCAAGACGCTGGCCGTGCCGGTGGCCGGCGACGCGCTGCCCTTCGTGACCGGCGCCTTCGAGGCCCAGCACGAGAAGGGCGACGGCCGCGTCGCCGTCATCCTGGGCGAGGCCGACGCCGCGCTGCACGTGGCGCGCGAGGTGCTCGAATCCCGCATCGACGAGGTCTTGCAGGTGCCCTACCCCGCCGGGTCGGAGGGCGGCTATGCGGGGCAGCTCGCGCTGTGGTATTTCGGGGCGTGGGTGGCCGCCTACCTCGCCGAGCGCTACGACCAGTCGCCCTCCGACCCGCCCATGCTGGCCCGCGCTCAGGCGGTCCTGGCGGGCGAGGCCGGCGAGGACACCCTGGGCACCAGCGAGCCGGCCCCGCGCCGCCGCAGGGCCGACGACCTCATTGACGACGAGACCGGCCGGGAGGACGACCGCTGGGACGACGAGGACGACACCGACGATCTGGACGACGACCTGAACTGA